The Lates calcarifer isolate ASB-BC8 linkage group LG11, TLL_Latcal_v3, whole genome shotgun sequence genomic sequence ATAATTTTGACTTTGTATTTCATAGTTAGTTAGTTTTGCcttattttctcctcatgttGACTTACTGTGTCAGAGTCACTTCCTACCTCATTATCTTTCCTAAAGCAGCTCATCATCTTTGCGGTTTCATCATTTGCTCACTGAGTGTCAACATTTTGATTCACTATCTCATAATCACTGTATGTTTGACACACATTACTGATTATTTCTGTCTATCTTACAGTAatcctgattttaaaaaatcacgTAGCACATTTACAAGATCACAAGTGTTTAGCTTTTCACATCACATGAATCGTATTTTGGCTGTGTGGTCAGTGGTCAAATCTGTTGACACTGCCTCCTCTCTGATGGAAAGATTTCAGGGTGTTTTAATGTCACTTCATCATGACTGAACGTAGGCCCCAGTCATGTCTGCATTGTGTGCCCAGTGTGGGTGTTTACTGTGCATCCTCAGTGCTACAAGACTGAGGTAGTTTATAATGCATGCACAAAAAAATACTGCATCCCAAAACTCAGTGAGAGTGgtctcattttatttcagatttaataTTTAGCACATGACGCAGAAACACTACACACAGAGATGCCTGCTTCAGATGGAAATAACAGGGAATTCGTTTGAGTCCAGGACTTTGAGGCGAGGGCTTCAAAGTGTGTTTGGACAGAAGAAGTTAACTGCTTCTGTCAACACTGATTTGGTCCAAAATGTCCAAGATTAGCAGATCACATTAATACATCACACCGCTgtcccctctttcctcttcctctcttgttcCTGCCTGTAGAAATAGTCTTTGTTGAGCTGGACCTCCCTCTTTAAAGGTAAGGCAGGTTCCTCCGAGAGTACGTTGCCTGTTGTTTTCTTGTACTGGGCCAGCATCATGGCGCGGAGCAAGGGGGGGAAGGGGACGTAGCGCACAGGTGGCTCGGGGAGCGGCTCAAAGTCCCTGAACTGCTGCTCCATGTGTTTGGGAATCAGGCGCCAGTCGTGATACATCACCTTATCCATCTCCTTGACTTCGCTCTCCTGTTTTCCTGCAAAGCACAAAAAGTTACTACCTGCAGTTTGTTCTTCCTTCTAGAGCAATACAACTGGAGATGTTAAGTGCAGTGATGAATGAAATCAACAGGTTCCAGTCTTACCTTTGTAGGTGAGGATCCCCCATGTCTTGCCATGATCCATGTTCtagaaaccacaagaaaccAGATGTACTTTGGTAACAGGACAAATTATATCAGACCCAAATAATTTCTCATTTACACTTATTAATCATGGCAATCTGCAGACTTCGCACTCTGTCACAGTGAATGGATGCGGCCCGCTCTCACCTCAGACGTGTAGTCCACCTTGACCTTGGTGATCTGCCAGTAGCTGGGCTCTGTGTGGTCCTCCAACCAGGACTTGCGGGTGAAGAGGCGGCCCACTCCGAACAGCCTCATGCCCGCCAGCAGGGAGAAGAGGCGGCTCTCCCTGCGAACATCCTGCCAGGCCAACACGGGCAGCATCTTCCCCGTGTAAGGCCGTTTCATCGTTTCATAGTCCAGGGCGTATTTCTGGGAATCCCGCGGCCGGGACTTGAGCTCTCGGTACGCCCGGATCCTCCGAGCCATTTCGGCTATGGGACGAAGTTGCTTTTTCTTCACCATGACTGTATGATGTTACAGCAGCTCCACCACGACACTGGTTTGTCCTGAAAGAGTGGAAATTAATTCACTTACATCTGAACTTCAAGCAGCTCCCTGCCCCGTTGTTTAAAGCATCAACAAAACCCCGACAGTCTGTCAGCACGGACTGTGAGTGAAGAGCATAAACACATTGCAGCCCTGATGTAATAAGGCTAACTGAGCTAGCCATTAGCTGACGTTAGAAGATAAAACCAACTTATAAAATCACCTCGTGCACTGACGCCAACGGATTTTAACGAACTATTGCTGGACTATTGATACCGTGTATAACCGGCAAATATTTACACCAACAATACCTGAACGTTCCTGGTGAGCAGTACCAGTTTCACTTGACCTCCTCAAGCAAGCAAGGCACACAACTTCCGTTCTCGTAGTCCGACCGCAAAATGTTCCGTGTGAACCGATAGTGTATTTTTGTTCCGAGCGAGGGAACCTCAGACagcatattaaaaaatattttgataaataataTAACATTGTCCCGATTATTATATAGCAACTGATATGTAATaacttttaaatatttcaaatgcaATGTCTAAATACCTGCTACGCCTTTCTTTAGATTGCATGAATTTTATATGGATTGCTCAGTAATATATCACAAGGAAGAATCACCAAAAATGCCTCAGAAAAGTAGCATTTATgtgataatttcatttttaaacagttgtttaaaaatatatttattagtATTTACTGAATCAAATTCATTAAGAATTCGGCTGTTAATTATGCTTATGCTTATTATAGACCCACAGAGCAAAACCTAAactcttttgttttcacaggttttttaaatgtaatactTTCCTGTTAATTCCAACACATTTTCCCTGCAATATGATCAACCTTTGCTTGAAGCAGTAATATTAACAAATAACTGTAACTGGAATTTGACAGTGACTGTGATCCTGGATGTTACAAAGTAGTAGAAGTACTAATCCAGTCCAGTCCTTTGTGCATATTTagcattcattttattttcagctgaaaatcatGCTGATCAGTTATACAGAAAAAGACCAGTAAAGGCcttcacatacagtattattaaTATGACATGGTATAGAAGAAACACTTAGAATTTTCCTATTTACAGTATGACAGTAAGAAAAAGTGCCTGGATGCATCGATGTGAAGACAAATAcagtgaaagaagtcaaaaaaatacatctgctGGATTACGACTAACCTCTTTTTGTTACACTACTGATCTACAGAGTGGGGTTTCTGGACAGAATTAAGTGCGTCATGACACTACTCATGACTGATGAGCGTGGTCCTCTGGTACCATCACCACTGTCATTGTGCCACAGTCTCCATAATGGCAACCCGATACACCCGTTGCTTCTGACAACCATTATCACAGAAAACGCTTGTATTGCATAGTACCTTAAATCTTTGTGTATATCTACTTAAACCAAGACCTTGAGGAGTGAACACAGTTGGTAAACTGTGTAGCTCCAACACCTTGGTCAAGCACTGTTATACTATACATTGTAATGGTTTGGTACTCtgaagaaactgaaacaaataattaattatacATCTGATCCAGGGGTAATGTTCCCCTCCTCAGTCCTCAATTAATACATAAATTGATCTTTTAACACCACTGAGCGCCTGTAAGGTGGTTGTAAAATGTCTGGTCAGAGAGCaacatttaaactgtgtttttagtCGTAAAAAgcaatatttaaaatatatatatataactgttAGAAACATACACAGAGGGCTGAAAGTAGTCTATTTTTGCAGGAACAGTGCAAGAAGTTTCTACAAGCATACTGAGCTGTTAAGGAAAAGGATGGAACAAGGCCTTGGgggaaaaccaaaaaaaatgccattgcataaacaaaaaaaaaaatcttgttaaaACTGCTCATAAtctcttttctgtcattcaaataaattaactttttaaaaagttctttaaaaaaaaaacaataaaggcGTAACAGTGGTGAAATGTTACTTAAAATGTGCGGCAGTCTCATTTGAGTGACATATTAGTCTCACGATAGATTTAAAAGAGCTACACTGAGCAATGTACTGCTGCTTACATCTTGTGGAAAAGAGGAAATCCATAGTCTCTACAAACAATTAGCATGACTTTTGAGTGGAGGCTTTGAAAAGACGTTCATGAGTTGTTTGGAAATGCTGGCTGTtccacaaaagacaaaaaggaatAATTTCACTGTCAGAGGAGTAAAAGCTGCAAACTGCGCTCAGGTTGATTTCACCTTCTAACATTTTTGACAGCTTAAGTTTTAGATTTAGAGCTGTGACCTGTAGGTAAGAAATAAAGAGGACCAACTGATTCTCACTTTGGAGACCCTAAAAGAAAATCACAGATGCCAGTACAACAggtaacagattactttgataATGCTTGGATAGCCTTTAGCTCGAGAACAATATACATTATTTGCATACaagataaaaaacacagaaaatacctATACAGTCTCTCATTTCTGAAACCCCCTTTTTGCAAATATACCACGATGACCACCAAAATACGGTCATACTTTACATCAGTGTCACACTGTACAGTTTACTGTACCACTCACTAATCCCCATTTATGAAAGGCAGCAGATCTGCGACAAATTTTCCTAGTAACAAAATGACACCATATCTTTTGACTTATTACTCAAGCTGGTTTTGGATTCCGAGTGTATGATGAGCATGAAGACATGTGAATGGCATGAGAGAAGATCACAGTAATAAAACGTGGAGGCAGAAATACTGCCCTCACAGTTTTCCAACTACATACCGCGCTCTCTGCTCGACCGATCCTGGTTATTTTTCTTCACTACGGTGTAACACTGATGTTGAGGAAAGCTTGAGGCAGGTAAGTAAAACTAGATTAGATGCCGTAAAGCAGTAACCTCTGCCAGTGTTTTAAGAGGAGGTAGGATTCGAGCCATCCAGTCATGTCCAGCGGCATCTTTTCCTCTGACAGGCTTCGGGGTCAGACGTACAACCCTCCGAGTCGCTCTCAGAGGAGGACGGTCCAGCCAAGGGAGGGACAGGCGATCGTGAAGGGCGCTCGGGCCCATCCGGGGTTTCTtctgtggtgctgctgttgAGGCTGAGCACCCAACCCAGTTTGTTGTGGAGCAGCTGACGAAGGCCCGGCGGCAGTGGCAACACGTCCAGGGTGTCTATACAATCCGGCAGCAGCTGGCGAAGGCGAGCGCAGCAGAGGTACAGCAGGGAGGTGGGCGCGGAGCAGGACCTGATCACCTTCATGCTGCTTTTCGCTGCTGTGGAGCATGCCATTGGATAAAACCTCTTATTCTGTAGCTCTGTGGCAGCAACACCTAGATCAAGAAAGGTGACAAAACTTTTCATGTTCATGTGTAATATCTTACTGGTACTAGGAAGGGATGGTGCAATCCTACAAGTCACTAGGATCACCTAAAATTTAAATGAGGATCAAACCACCAGTACTCTGAGCAACAGTGGACTTTGCTTGCCAGTACTAACCTATACACTTTCGATTCTTGAAGAAAGTAAGTGTGCCGTGCCACGTGTCCAGATGGACTCCGATGATGGACCCCTGTCCGAACCGAGAGGAGAAGTTCATCTTGTCTCCTTTATGATGCAACAAGCCTGAAAAGAGAAAGACGACATATGATGTCTAAACCACACAATAACTACTTGGAGCACTGCTACATTACAGCCTGGTTGTGTTGGTCTTACCAGTGTAAGAAAGACCCCAGCTGTCTGCATCTTTTCCAAGCAGGCTACAGAaggtgtgtctgtatttatcaAGGTTGACATCAGAGGTACCAATGCCAACCATctgtaaaaaaaagacaaagacaaagcatTTAGAAAACAAATCAACTTGAGCTACTACGCAGCATGCATTACTTAATAAGAGCAGGCCAATGTGGGGAGGTAAGGGCTGGAAGTTTACCATGTCTGTTCCATACACTGGGGAAGTCATCTTGATTTCCCAGAAGTGCTGCCCCTCAGCCAGCTCTTTGGACCCACGGATCGCAGCTGTACCACAGCTGTATTCAGAGTGGAAGTTCACTTTGCGATTTTCGCAGCTCAGTAATGTTGCCGTTGATCGGCTGTTGGCATCCCACACCCAGTCAAACTCTAAAACATCAGAAGTCGTTCATTCAAGGACATTGTCATAAGaaatttgctttattttacCTAATAACATGTCAGGACACAGTGGTGTAACTCAAGTGATATTACTTAATTGACCTATAAATTATAAAATGGGTGTGCCTTGTATTATGTAACCCttaaaatgcagcagctgtCTTGTACCTTGGTCATCCTCTCCACAGTGGCAGTCTTTAACTTGGTGAAATCCTCGCAGACGAGGGTTGTAGCTGGTCTCAGCCTGCGAATCGCAGCCACAGTAGGACTCTCCTGTGACAGGCACTGCACTGGGGACTGGAGGGACCATCACTGCTGAAAAGTCCGCCTCAGAGTCTGAATCACTGTACTTGGGTGCAACAGTGCAGGAAGAAAGAGCAACATCAAATGTCAGCAGCGTTGTTTATGTAACTGTGAGGCAATGGTTTTAGATGTTGAGGCTATTACAAAGAAACTGGGTGTTGCACTGAAAGACATACGCATCTCTACAAGTTGAAAGCAAAAGGCAGACATTATACTATATTCCCCTCTGTGGAAAAATGATTAGTTCTGATACAAAGCATGTAAAGAACTGGACCTTTAGCtcccagcaccaaacaacagaacaCATTCTGTTAAAAAACAGCTACAGGCAAACTAAAGGCTTTCCCTTTTACGGGGATTTCTGAGGTGAATTTTGCCAGCCTTCTCACTGTGACACATCAAATCCCCCTGCCTACTGTGCAAAACAAGTGGCATCACATGACACAAACATGATTACTGACACTTCACATCTGTTCTGATGCTGTGCACTTACCTCTAGGCGGTCATAGCTCCAATCCTCGCTTTCAGAGGCCAACACAAGTGCCCGGGCATCAGCGTCCCGCCGTATCCCACCCCAGACATATCTCCATGCACGACTGTTCCTGCTTCGTCTGGACATGGCACCTACTCACCGTCTCGCCGGTAGAAGAACCTGACAGTTAGTTCAGGTTTAGTCTAGATGTTAGAGGAACAGCATCAGTCCAGCTgctgaaaagacaaaattaaaacacagaccCTGAGGGCTGAAGACTTCAGTGACAGATAACCTGGCAGCTTTTTGAACTGTTTATAACACAGACATATCTGCAATGACATAACTTTGTGGTTTCTTTATGTGTTCCCGGTTTCTCGTCATGTCTTACACTCTTAAAATTCGGCACACCTTTCAGTATTACTGTTATATTCTGCAACTTTAAGTGTGATcatgtttcatcttttttaGGGACCTTTTAATAAATCTAGCACACAGATTTATAGAGCAACGCTAACCTCAACATACCACAAAAACAGTCACACATACCATCCCAACTACTTAACCTAACGCTAACTAACTCTTAATAGTCTGGTCCCAGTCCACATACCATTGCCACCATCGGTAAAATTAACATTATCCTTTAAcgtgctgttgttgttgtcctaACTGGCGCTAGTTAGCCGCCTAGTCCGGCTAACAACAGCAGCTAACGCTACCCGCTGAACCGCGCATACATTAACATGTTAGCAGGCTCCAACAAGGTCAGCGGCATCACAATTCAAGTCACACTGCTAGCTATGCGTGTGTATTTGGGTTAGTACAGTGGTACACGTCGCTGGCTATAGTAGGTCCCCGGTTTATGAGCCAAGTAATGAGTAAAGATTGGCCGGAAGGCAGAATAAAGATCCAGACCTAGCGTAAAGTAGCTAGTTAGCTTTCGTTAGCTGCGTACTGCTACCAGCCCTGGATAAAAGGGTTGCGTTGACATTACCTGCCTGTTGTTCACGACCAGCACTCAACGtaaaattactgacaacacCGCAGAGATGCTGCTCCACCTATCGCTGCTTGGTTGTTAGACGACAGCTGAGTGAGTGGCTGAGTGAGCTTCCCTTTTCCATGACCTACTTTACATGAGTCTGACCGTAAACAATAACAGGCagactctctccctctttctctctctgtgggagCTCACAGCACAGTCTCCCTGCACACAGGAAGTTTTCAACGCGCATCAAACACTCCTGTCATCTCTACCACCACAGGTGACTGAGGTTATTTTATCCTGTGGCGAAAGAATTATTTAGATACTTCTCTCTGGTAGTACAAATACACTACAAAACGGATAAATTAGTATTATAATAAGTATTCCCAAAAGTTCTGCAtccacaataaaaaaataacagtacAGAGGTTTATCGGTCATATACTTGATACCAGTGGTTGAAAGTATAAGCACAGTTTTGAGGTATTTGTGCTTTACTTGTATTGCATATGAGTATTTCTGTCTTATGCCACTTTTTATTTCCACTCCATTACGttccagagggaaatatttgacTGCATTTATCTGAGAGAGATTTTACACAGAAACTATGATGATATAACTTATAAAAGCTTATAGAACACAGTGTATAGTTTAAGATTATGCCAGAAGTTTCCAACATGATTGACTTTCCCAGTATGGACATGTAGTCTCTATCATGGGGCCCCattgtcatgtttcagatgttgttttcagttgttttcagttCCACACCAGAGATTTCCTCTCTAAAtctctcacatggtttcatttacaTGCCCTGTTTGAGCACCAGAGAAGTAACATTTtccaaaaaaggagaaaagttcaaaaaacaaatgaacaagcAAATATACAAAACAAGAGTGAAAATAGAtttgtgtttgggttttttcCCCTGTCCTGTTTTAGTTCTCATGACCACGAGTACATTGGACTAAACTGCTAACTGTATATTTGTTTTAccacttttacttttgatgctTTAGGTACATTTAAGACAGGATTTTGACATGTCTAACCTCCTACTCTAGAACTGACTCATTTCCTTTCTGCCTGTGGGATTACTACCTTACTTTACCTATTTATCTTCAGTGAAGCACCCAGGCACACCAGGGACCGCTGCAGGACTaccacacaaaaataataaagtggTACTGGTCTCTACAGCCCCCACCGGATTACTCAACTGGGAAAATTTAACAGCTACCTCATGTGGCCATACATAAATGTCCCGACTAACTGGAAACAAAGGActaggttattattattatgttatggCAGCAAACATAATAATGGACACAAAACCAGGAGAAAGTTTACTATATTTAAGTTTATTAAGATAAATAAACGAGTAACTAAAAACCAGATACCTAGTACCCAAaggtgcagctgcagcagggtGGAGAAAGAGGTGGACAAGAGGGCTGGCCCACCATtctgcacaggtgtgtgtgccgATCAAATGATAACAAGAGGTAAAAAGAAGCAGATAGGATGGTCAGTGCCTGTTCAATCAGGCTGATGTCAGTCAGGGAAGAAACAATGGTAGTAAAGTTAAGACAAAAGGCCCTGTAGTAACCTGGTAGCTCTATGAAATACTGCAGCTGACGATAAGTGTCAGGAACTTGGTACTCAgcaagttttttgtttttttaaccaagATAAGTGATGGTAGCTTACTCACACTTACTCAGGTCCAGTGTCAGTGAAGCATTTCCAAAGTGCTGGGAAACAGTCAGTAGAGTATTTATGTGACTCTCCCAGTCAGGTGAATACACAGAGTCACTGAAAGGTGGCAGGAGCATTACACATGTTAAACACCATCACGGTGTATAGGAGGAAACTGTCTGGGGACCTGTAATGATGACAAAGATTaattttacagaccaaacaatcGATTACTTGAGAAAATCTGTATCATTAGTCACAGCCCTATTTGAGCGTACCATACTATgtgaaaaattattatttgtgaGAGATTTAAGGATAATTAAATTAGGGATGCACACACTGTGAGATTCTGGGACGATACCACCACCCATGTTCTAAATAATTATTTGGCCAATAGCTGATGGCAGTACTGATGTTTGAGTGAGCACAATTTCAATCAAACCAACCTTTATTATAACCTTTTATCACAGGACAGCCAGTGGCCATAATGGGTGGTTATAGTGCCACCTACTGGATCTTCTCTGAACCTGCAGCTGAGAAGATCAGgccacaaaataacacatttaaaaaaaaataaataaaaaataaaaaaaacacatcgGACATGTCATCTTATTTGCAGATGGGCCAATGGCAATCAACGAGGAAAATACCAGTCGATTTATTAGGGCATCCCTAAATTAACTGTTTTAATGAATACCACACTGATCTAGAGGAAGTCCTTACTAACTTAACCATTTTCTATTTAGACTGAAAATGCTAGACTCGGAAAAATCTTGCCATTAATATCAGACATAAAAGGCTTGACAATGATGTTCTGGAGGAGGTTGAGTTTTATTTGGAAATCTGACAGGCATGGCTGAACAGTGAGCTCGCaccttaaacaaaaaaaaacaaacaaaaaaatcaagacAGCAGCACTACAGGTAAACGATACTAGTGTTTGAGAATGTCATATTAAACATAAATCCACTTGCACGCATTTCACACTCAGgtcattctcacacacacacacacacacacacacacacacacacacacacacacacactgtcaactCATGTCAATGTGGACATCCTCCATTAATAATCACACTACATCCAGAGGAATTCCAAGCACTTTGAACAATTACCCACAGTGCAATTAATCTAACTATACACAgataatttatatatatttttatgtatatagGGTATTCAATAAACAGTATTCCATTTAGACAGGTTCATTAAGTCAAAATCTTCATAGCTTTCCataaatagtgaaaaaaaaaaaggtctcgACAGCTCCTCACCACTGTGATTCAAAAATGGTCCCCgaaaagaacatgaaaaaataaaatactaatgTGCACAATTTTTTTCAGCAGTCTCAAAACAGAGAATGACAATCAAAACCaccaacataaaacaaaaattaaaaggaGGGGAGTGGGCAAAAGGGGTAAACGTTGATACTCACACTCACAGCACAGACTGGTTACTACATTTacgggggggtggaggggacTCTGGAGCACTGTACAGGTTAAGATCAGACAACAAATCAGGCAGACTGTCCACACATCATCCCACAACAACCAATACATCTTCATGCCCGTTCTGTACGCACAGGACCTGACACAACTGGATGGCTTTAAACAATATGGATAGATCACATCTACTGAGGACACAACTGTCAAAGTCGACCGCCAACATGTTTCTGTTGCCATCCCATCCTGTCAGACCCACGGGGGTGGAATGGAAGTAGGTGAAAATCTCCTATTTGTTCTTGCTGCTTTGATGTGGAATGGATGAGATGGTGTTTGATGCAGACACTTATTTTGTAGATAGGATGAGGGCCACGATGAGGCCATAAAGCCCCAGCACCTCAGCAAAGATCAAGATCAGGATCATGCCCACAAAAAGCCTGGGCTGCTGGGCGGTGCCTCGCACCCCGGCGTCACCCACAATGCCAATGGCGAACCCGGCCGCCAGACCGCTCAGGCCCACGCTCAGACCAGCGCCGAGATGCAGGAAGCTCCTGTtggggagagaaaagagcacAGTCATCGCACAAGGTAAATTCTGAGTCTGAACACCCAGTCCTGGAACAGAGGCAATTATACACTATAAATGTTTAGAGCATAGTGTGTATACAGATGGATGGCAGGGGACATGACTGTGATGCATGAGTGGTTTCGTGTATCCACCAATCAAGT encodes the following:
- the mrps34 gene encoding 28S ribosomal protein S34, mitochondrial, with the protein product MVKKKQLRPIAEMARRIRAYRELKSRPRDSQKYALDYETMKRPYTGKMLPVLAWQDVRRESRLFSLLAGMRLFGVGRLFTRKSWLEDHTEPSYWQITKVKVDYTSENMDHGKTWGILTYKGKQESEVKEMDKVMYHDWRLIPKHMEQQFRDFEPLPEPPVRYVPFPPLLRAMMLAQYKKTTGNVLSEEPALPLKREVQLNKDYFYRQEQERKRKEGTAV
- the spsb3a gene encoding SPRY domain-containing SOCS box protein 3a; the encoded protein is MSRRSRNSRAWRYVWGGIRRDADARALVLASESEDWSYDRLEYSDSDSEADFSAVMVPPVPSAVPVTGESYCGCDSQAETSYNPRLRGFHQVKDCHCGEDDQEFDWVWDANSRSTATLLSCENRKVNFHSEYSCGTAAIRGSKELAEGQHFWEIKMTSPVYGTDMMVGIGTSDVNLDKYRHTFCSLLGKDADSWGLSYTGLLHHKGDKMNFSSRFGQGSIIGVHLDTWHGTLTFFKNRKCIGVAATELQNKRFYPMACSTAAKSSMKVIRSCSAPTSLLYLCCARLRQLLPDCIDTLDVLPLPPGLRQLLHNKLGWVLSLNSSTTEETPDGPERPSRSPVPPLAGPSSSESDSEGCTSDPEACQRKRCRWT